AAAAAATAGACACAGAAAGGAAGATTGTCTATGAATCCAAATATTTGTGATGAAAAACACAAAAACATAGATGAAAAATTCAAAGCACATGAAAGAAGACTAAATAGTCACAGTGAAAGGATTGATGGTCTTGAGCAATATAGATCTGAAGCAAAAGCTGAGATAAAAAACTTATGTCAGCAAATCAAATCATTGGTAAAAACGATGAGATGGTTTATAGGCTTATTAGTAGGAGCTTTTGTGAGCTTCTTTTTTTATACGCTTCAAGTAGGTCTTTTTAAATAAACTGGAGGTAGCAGCTATGAAATATAAAATCATAGAAAATTTTATAACACCAAATAAGTATAGTAGACCTCAAAGACCGCTGAAAAAAATAAAGGCATTGGTGATCCACTGGGTCGCCAATCCCAACTCTTCAGCTAAGGCAAATAGAAATTACTTTGAAAATAGAAAAGGTGGAAATTTCAGTTATGGATCAGCACATGAAATAATAGATTTAGATGGTGATGTAATGCTTGTTATACCACCAAATGAAATGGCATATCACGTAGGATCAAGTAAATACACTAAAGATGCGCTAGCTAGATTAAGTAATTATCCAAATGATTGTACCTA
The sequence above is drawn from the Tissierellales bacterium genome and encodes:
- a CDS encoding hemolysin XhlA family protein, translating into MNPNICDEKHKNIDEKFKAHERRLNSHSERIDGLEQYRSEAKAEIKNLCQQIKSLVKTMRWFIGLLVGAFVSFFFYTLQVGLFK